The proteins below are encoded in one region of Syntrophorhabdaceae bacterium:
- a CDS encoding alpha/beta hydrolase gives MHINMERYGKGKKIIFIHGSGLSTHIWYGLRDYLSNSLEVVLIDLPGHGMSSGGGYGSIEDYRDAIFNAIKGTDLEGSYMAGHSLGGAIAMSFALKYPELIKGLILLGTGARLKVLPQILEGIVKNKEKTLKEIISLAFSDKSHDELKKIHYNETIKCPGEVIYKDFFACDRFNIMDSLEFIASPTLIVCGEDDKLTPVKYSEYLKNHIKNSELVIIKDAGHMLFLEKPKEIADAIKGFIEKKPQ, from the coding sequence ATGCATATAAATATGGAAAGATACGGAAAAGGCAAAAAGATTATTTTCATCCACGGCTCAGGATTGAGCACCCATATTTGGTATGGCCTAAGGGATTATCTTTCCAATTCATTGGAGGTTGTCCTTATAGATTTACCAGGACATGGAATGTCTTCTGGTGGTGGCTATGGCTCCATTGAAGATTATAGGGATGCAATTTTTAATGCTATAAAAGGCACAGACCTTGAAGGCAGTTATATGGCAGGTCATTCATTAGGTGGCGCCATAGCCATGTCTTTTGCATTGAAATATCCTGAGTTAATAAAAGGGCTTATCTTATTAGGGACTGGAGCAAGGCTTAAGGTTTTGCCACAAATCCTTGAAGGAATTGTAAAAAATAAAGAAAAAACATTAAAGGAGATTATATCACTGGCTTTTTCAGACAAATCGCATGATGAACTTAAAAAAATCCATTACAACGAGACAATAAAATGTCCTGGAGAGGTTATCTATAAGGATTTTTTTGCATGTGATAGGTTTAATATAATGGACAGTTTGGAATTTATCGCCTCTCCCACCCTTATCGTGTGCGGCGAAGATGATAAACTAACACCTGTGAAATATTCAGAATACCTAAAAAATCATATTAAAAATTCTGAACTTGTTATCATAAAAGATGCAGGGCATATGTTGTTCCTTGAAAAGCCAAAAGAAATAGCTGATGCCATAAAAGGATTTATAGAAAAAAAGCCACAGTAA
- a CDS encoding TIGR01777 family oxidoreductase, with protein sequence MKILITGGTGFIGKELTSRLIKEGYKVTILTRSIKSPQKTQSNISYLEGDPTQKGSWQEAIKDHDAAINLAGASIFNKWSEEYKKAIRESRIFTTRNIVEAIPQSTDKKFSLLSASAVGYYGFHEDEVLTEESPPGDDFLSGVAAEWEQEALKARDKGAHVVITRFGIVLGEKGGALGQMIPLFKKYIGGPIGNGKQWFSWVHIKDLTEAFIFLIKHPEITGPVNICSPNPVRNKELAKSLGKALNRPSFMPAPGFMIELVLGELGSVILKGQRVIPKRLLENGFSFQYPDIYTALKSIIK encoded by the coding sequence ATGAAAATTTTAATCACCGGTGGAACAGGTTTTATAGGAAAAGAATTAACCTCTCGTCTCATTAAAGAAGGTTATAAAGTGACCATCCTGACACGCTCCATTAAATCACCGCAAAAAACACAGTCCAATATATCTTATCTTGAGGGTGATCCTACACAAAAAGGCTCTTGGCAAGAGGCTATAAAAGACCACGATGCTGCCATAAATCTTGCAGGCGCATCCATCTTTAATAAATGGTCAGAGGAATATAAAAAGGCAATAAGGGAAAGCAGGATATTCACTACCAGAAATATTGTAGAGGCAATCCCTCAATCAACTGATAAAAAGTTCAGTCTGTTAAGTGCATCTGCTGTAGGGTATTATGGTTTCCATGAGGATGAGGTTCTGACAGAGGAATCTCCACCAGGGGATGATTTTCTATCAGGAGTTGCCGCAGAGTGGGAGCAAGAGGCGCTAAAAGCCCGCGATAAAGGAGCCCATGTAGTGATTACGAGGTTTGGCATTGTCCTCGGAGAAAAAGGCGGTGCTTTAGGCCAGATGATACCACTTTTTAAAAAATATATAGGAGGCCCTATCGGCAACGGCAAACAGTGGTTTTCTTGGGTTCATATAAAAGATCTCACAGAAGCCTTTATTTTTCTTATTAAACACCCAGAGATAACAGGTCCTGTAAACATCTGCTCTCCTAACCCTGTGAGGAACAAAGAACTTGCAAAATCATTAGGCAAGGCGCTTAATCGTCCTTCTTTTATGCCTGCACCGGGATTTATGATAGAATTGGTCCTGGGAGAATTAGGTTCAGTGATACTCAAAGGTCAGAGAGTAATACCAAAGCGCCTATTAGAAAACGGCTTTTCATTTCAATATCCAGATATCTATACAGCATTGAAGAGTATAATTAAATGA
- a CDS encoding glycosyltransferase family 9 protein — MKDKDNEVLLIHMGGLGDVCLSESLFLSLSRYFKDSLVACGVRRFINLFPDYFVRIENIESAKWLFLFSQKPSDIMWERIIFTGKDKNGSLRSRLNRFSKNPIIFIDMYPNEEYEGECIHVEDYQLKQLCKYDIKPAKKEIVQLGSNRVILYPEKGFRKEKWDYENFLELNRILLNKGINTLFLESFDTGKSMECSMVINDLKDVKDLFLQGGIFVSNDSGMAHLAGACGLTTITIFTDFNPSVWHPRGRNISLINKKKDLSINSVLDVLYKALK; from the coding sequence TTGAAAGATAAAGATAATGAGGTTTTATTAATACATATGGGAGGTCTGGGAGATGTGTGTCTTTCAGAATCCTTATTTCTTTCCCTTTCAAGGTATTTTAAAGACTCCCTTGTTGCATGCGGTGTAAGGAGGTTTATAAACCTCTTTCCTGATTATTTTGTCCGTATAGAGAATATTGAATCGGCAAAATGGCTCTTTCTTTTTTCCCAGAAGCCCTCTGATATTATGTGGGAGAGGATAATCTTTACAGGAAAAGACAAAAACGGGTCTTTAAGGTCAAGGTTAAATAGGTTTTCAAAAAACCCCATAATATTTATTGATATGTATCCTAATGAAGAATATGAAGGCGAATGTATCCATGTTGAGGACTATCAGCTAAAACAGCTTTGCAAATATGATATAAAGCCTGCAAAAAAGGAGATCGTGCAACTGGGTTCAAATAGGGTCATCTTATATCCTGAGAAAGGATTCAGAAAAGAAAAATGGGATTATGAAAACTTTTTAGAGCTAAACAGGATACTACTTAACAAAGGAATTAATACCTTATTCCTTGAATCCTTTGATACAGGAAAATCCATGGAATGCTCAATGGTTATTAATGATTTAAAGGACGTTAAGGATCTTTTTTTACAAGGCGGCATCTTTGTGTCCAATGACTCAGGGATGGCTCACCTTGCCGGCGCCTGTGGATTGACCACGATTACCATATTTACAGATTTTAACCCTTCTGTCTGGCATCCCAGGGGCAGAAATATATCATTGATTAACAAGAAAAAAGACCTCAGTATCAACTCTGTGTTAGATGTTTTATATAAAGCCCTTAAATAG
- the hydE gene encoding [FeFe] hydrogenase H-cluster radical SAM maturase HydE has translation MKIKDHIRPYRYTKEEIISLLQSQGADLDRLYKEADALRKKYMGDEVYIRGIIEFSNICANDCLYCGIRASNHFVNRYTMTPEEIMETVKTIESTHMVTTVVLQSGETPGLTDKEIGRMIIRIKKETNLAVTLSVGNRDKDTYKFWRDCGMDRYLLRFETSDKMLFERLHPDCSLKERIECLYELKDLGVQTGSGFMIGIPGENLGTLADNILLCRHLELDMIGIGPFIPHPDTPLGMTKNAYDGDKDMFFKAIAVLRIFNPDSHIPATTAFDTIFPGEGRVLALKRGANVYMPNFTPIKYRKEYFLYPDKPYVDESNEATTMHVVSMVKSIGRKIGKGLGNSIRGRRS, from the coding sequence ATGAAAATCAAAGACCATATAAGACCTTACAGATACACTAAAGAAGAAATAATATCCCTTTTGCAAAGCCAAGGCGCTGACCTTGATAGGCTTTATAAAGAAGCTGATGCCCTTAGAAAGAAATACATGGGTGATGAGGTATATATCAGGGGTATTATAGAGTTTTCAAATATCTGCGCCAATGATTGCCTATATTGCGGGATCAGGGCATCTAATCATTTTGTAAACCGTTATACCATGACCCCTGAAGAGATAATGGAAACGGTAAAAACTATAGAATCAACCCATATGGTAACAACGGTAGTTCTCCAGTCTGGTGAGACACCTGGGTTAACAGATAAAGAAATAGGCAGGATGATTATCAGGATTAAAAAAGAGACAAACCTTGCAGTTACTTTATCTGTAGGCAACAGGGATAAAGATACATACAAGTTCTGGAGAGACTGTGGTATGGACAGATACCTTTTAAGGTTTGAAACCAGCGATAAGATGCTTTTTGAACGATTGCATCCTGATTGTAGTCTTAAGGAGCGCATTGAATGTCTTTATGAGCTTAAAGACTTAGGTGTTCAGACTGGAAGTGGCTTTATGATTGGCATACCAGGAGAAAACCTTGGCACCCTGGCAGATAATATCTTATTATGTCGTCATCTTGAGCTTGATATGATAGGGATTGGGCCTTTCATCCCCCATCCTGACACCCCTCTTGGGATGACAAAAAATGCCTATGATGGAGACAAGGACATGTTTTTTAAGGCCATTGCTGTTTTAAGGATCTTCAACCCTGATTCCCATATACCCGCCACCACTGCATTTGATACTATTTTTCCTGGAGAGGGTAGGGTGCTGGCGCTGAAAAGGGGTGCAAACGTATATATGCCCAACTTCACTCCTATAAAATACAGAAAGGAGTATTTTTTATATCCTGATAAGCCTTATGTGGATGAATCTAATGAGGCAACCACGATGCATGTGGTCTCAATGGTAAAATCCATAGGAAGGAAGATAGGCAAAGGCTTAGGTAACTCAATAAGGGGAAGGAGATCTTAG
- a CDS encoding DAK2 domain-containing protein yields MAILYLNGKRFRKILIAGSDMVFKNREKLNKINVFPVPDGDTGTNMSMTLMSIIREVENLSDISLETTLKAAAWGGMMGARGNSGIILAQIFNGLADVRCVNDRFYGEDIVEGMQIAAKKAYRAILNPTEGTILTVISDAAKAADKAINRNKDLAYLIDEMANEAKASVERTPHLLPKLKDAGVVDAGGLGIFFFFEGMKNLVAGIKDSDEEIVDEMSSVEINNASDIQELTNRFCTEFIIKGSLISEDKIKSELALFGDSIVVVGDTRLARVHIHTNDPEKVLKYASDFGKVSSIKVDDMLHQHTSRTVSLSASKNTSIVSIVLGDGLREIFYNAGAEMVIEGGPSRNPSTAEIISAIEAVSSHNVIVLPNNKNIYPAAVQAADTSHKKVSIIKTTDVPEGISAILAYVDDASFEENCKNMENAFSKIKSGIITQASKDAVSGAVKIATGDYIGVFRGDIYCSCKTPEDALDKLLINMADDKNEIITLFYGDMVEKSDAENMQAFIQWKYVGKTVELYFGGQPYAHYIISIE; encoded by the coding sequence ATGGCTATACTGTATTTAAATGGTAAAAGATTCAGGAAGATTTTAATCGCCGGGTCAGATATGGTTTTCAAAAATCGAGAAAAATTAAATAAGATAAATGTATTTCCTGTCCCTGATGGCGATACTGGAACAAACATGTCTATGACCCTTATGTCTATAATAAGGGAGGTTGAAAACTTAAGCGATATATCCCTTGAGACTACATTAAAGGCAGCAGCGTGGGGTGGAATGATGGGTGCAAGGGGCAATTCAGGTATAATCCTTGCCCAGATCTTTAATGGCCTTGCAGATGTAAGGTGTGTAAATGACCGTTTTTATGGTGAGGATATAGTAGAAGGCATGCAAATAGCAGCTAAAAAGGCATACAGAGCAATCCTTAATCCTACGGAAGGCACAATTTTAACAGTTATATCAGATGCTGCAAAGGCAGCAGATAAAGCAATAAACCGCAACAAGGACCTTGCTTATTTAATAGATGAGATGGCAAATGAAGCAAAGGCATCTGTTGAAAGAACCCCACATCTCCTCCCAAAACTAAAGGATGCAGGCGTGGTTGATGCAGGAGGGCTTGGTATCTTCTTTTTTTTTGAAGGGATGAAAAACCTTGTTGCAGGCATCAAAGATAGTGATGAAGAAATTGTTGATGAGATGTCTTCTGTTGAGATAAATAATGCATCTGATATCCAAGAGCTTACAAATAGATTTTGCACTGAGTTTATTATCAAAGGTAGTCTAATATCAGAGGATAAAATAAAATCAGAACTTGCCTTATTTGGTGATTCTATTGTGGTGGTAGGCGATACCCGTCTTGCCAGGGTTCATATCCATACCAACGACCCAGAAAAGGTCTTAAAATATGCATCTGATTTCGGCAAGGTTTCATCTATAAAGGTAGATGACATGCTTCATCAGCATACATCAAGGACAGTAAGCCTATCTGCCTCAAAAAATACCTCTATTGTATCTATTGTTTTGGGTGATGGATTAAGGGAGATCTTTTATAATGCCGGTGCTGAAATGGTAATCGAGGGAGGTCCTTCAAGAAATCCCAGCACAGCAGAGATCATATCTGCCATAGAAGCAGTATCATCTCATAATGTCATAGTCCTTCCAAATAATAAAAACATCTATCCTGCTGCTGTCCAGGCAGCAGATACATCCCATAAAAAGGTTTCAATAATCAAAACTACAGATGTCCCCGAAGGGATATCTGCTATTCTTGCCTATGTGGATGATGCCTCTTTTGAAGAAAATTGTAAAAATATGGAGAATGCCTTTTCTAAAATAAAAAGTGGTATCATTACTCAGGCATCAAAAGACGCTGTTTCTGGTGCAGTAAAGATTGCCACAGGTGATTATATTGGTGTCTTCAGAGGCGATATATACTGTTCATGCAAGACACCTGAGGATGCCCTTGATAAACTATTAATTAATATGGCAGACGATAAAAATGAGATTATAACCCTGTTTTATGGAGATATGGTGGAAAAAAGTGATGCAGAAAACATGCAGGCATTTATTCAATGGAAATATGTGGGTAAAACAGTGGAGCTTTATTTCGGTGGTCAGCCTTATGCTCATTATATTATATCTATAGAGTAG
- the cheB gene encoding chemotaxis-specific protein-glutamate methyltransferase CheB, with the protein MRISIVNNNKRTIELIKEILQTRPRYIVTWVAYGAEEALDKAIKESTDLILMGLDLKPFDGVKATGEIMREKPCAILILADGISKNAARIFEAMGCGALDAVAIPFVDNQGNIKGGEELLKKISTIEKLIKKEHIDVFDRDKFGINTLKPFFPMVAIGSSTGGPGALAEIISKLPKEVDAAIVIIQHVDVQFAGSLVEWLAGKTSLSVKIAEKGIVPEKGVVYIAGTNDHLIIDRDFSFKYTAEPKDNPYRPSVDEFFYSLINHWQGGGVAVLLTGMGRDGAKGLLKLKKAGWFTIVQDEKTSIVYGMPGAALNIGAACEVLPVEDIAEGIVKYLKRLREEE; encoded by the coding sequence ATGCGAATTTCTATAGTTAATAACAACAAAAGGACAATTGAGCTGATAAAGGAGATACTTCAAACTCGACCAAGATATATTGTGACATGGGTGGCATATGGCGCAGAAGAGGCATTAGATAAAGCTATAAAAGAAAGCACTGACCTGATCCTTATGGGGCTTGATCTTAAGCCTTTCGATGGTGTAAAGGCAACAGGAGAGATCATGAGGGAAAAACCTTGCGCCATTCTCATACTCGCTGATGGTATATCCAAGAATGCAGCCAGGATATTTGAGGCCATGGGATGTGGTGCCCTTGACGCAGTAGCTATACCTTTTGTGGATAATCAAGGGAACATTAAAGGTGGAGAAGAACTCTTAAAAAAGATAAGCACCATTGAAAAGCTTATAAAAAAAGAGCATATCGATGTTTTTGATAGAGATAAATTCGGGATCAATACCTTAAAGCCCTTTTTTCCCATGGTAGCCATAGGTTCCTCCACAGGAGGACCAGGTGCGCTGGCAGAGATAATCTCTAAGCTTCCTAAGGAGGTAGATGCAGCTATTGTGATAATACAACATGTGGATGTCCAGTTTGCCGGTAGCCTTGTAGAATGGCTTGCAGGAAAGACAAGCCTGAGTGTAAAAATTGCAGAGAAAGGGATTGTGCCTGAAAAAGGAGTTGTATATATAGCTGGCACAAATGATCACCTTATAATAGACCGTGATTTTTCTTTTAAATATACGGCAGAACCAAAGGATAATCCATACAGGCCTTCGGTGGATGAATTTTTTTACAGTCTTATTAACCATTGGCAGGGAGGTGGCGTTGCAGTTCTTTTAACAGGCATGGGTAGGGATGGGGCAAAAGGATTATTGAAATTAAAAAAGGCAGGCTGGTTTACCATAGTTCAAGATGAAAAGACCTCCATTGTCTATGGCATGCCCGGAGCAGCACTCAATATAGGCGCTGCCTGTGAGGTTTTGCCTGTTGAAGATATTGCAGAAGGGATTGTAAAATACCTGAAGAGATTAAGGGAAGAAGAGTAA
- a CDS encoding outer membrane protein transport protein, with protein MTAKTFKPVFALTIMFFFLSTGFSFGAGFALIEQSVSGLGNAMAGGSAVAEDASTIFFNPAGMTRIPSQTIIASHVIIPSFSFSNEGSKNFAGAALRGGEGGDAGVTKVVPNLYLVHKINDKISMGIGLYTPFGLSTKYNSDWVGRYHAIRSDLHTININPSIAYKINEHFSIGGGINASYVKATLTNAVDFGGILGVSQSSDGHVKLSGDAWGAGWNIGLLYEITKNTRVGASYRSKIRYTLEGDATFSGVPAALKPSPNFRDDKINAHLTTPDTISASIYHSLNKQWAFMGDITWTNWRTFDELRIRFDNGRADSVVTTEWKDVFRYSIGATYKPTDALTLRGGIAFDQAPISNNDKRTPRIPDGDRKWLALGAGYNLTKTLTCNIAYVHLFFSDTRINKSAVGEDRLRGALNGTYSGYVNIFSAELRWNF; from the coding sequence ATGACAGCTAAAACATTTAAACCAGTATTTGCTTTAACAATAATGTTCTTTTTTTTGTCTACAGGATTTTCCTTTGGTGCAGGATTTGCTCTCATTGAACAGAGCGTAAGCGGCTTAGGAAATGCAATGGCAGGCGGTTCAGCAGTGGCAGAAGATGCATCAACTATATTCTTCAATCCAGCAGGTATGACAAGGATACCCTCTCAGACTATAATAGCCAGTCATGTAATAATACCGAGTTTTTCATTCTCCAATGAAGGATCGAAAAATTTTGCCGGTGCAGCCCTGAGGGGAGGCGAAGGTGGTGACGCAGGCGTAACAAAGGTTGTGCCTAACCTATATCTTGTCCATAAGATTAACGATAAAATTTCAATGGGTATAGGTTTATATACGCCTTTTGGGCTTTCAACAAAATATAATTCAGATTGGGTGGGGAGGTATCATGCCATTAGGTCTGACCTGCATACAATCAACATAAACCCTTCTATAGCATATAAAATAAATGAACATTTCAGTATAGGTGGGGGTATCAATGCCTCGTATGTAAAGGCAACATTAACCAATGCAGTGGATTTCGGTGGTATTCTCGGTGTGTCCCAAAGCTCTGACGGTCATGTAAAACTCAGCGGTGATGCCTGGGGTGCTGGCTGGAATATAGGTTTATTATATGAAATAACAAAAAACACCCGAGTTGGGGCGTCATACAGGTCAAAAATAAGATATACATTAGAAGGAGATGCCACCTTTTCAGGTGTTCCAGCAGCCCTTAAACCATCACCCAATTTCAGGGATGACAAGATTAATGCCCATCTTACAACCCCTGACACTATCTCGGCAAGCATATACCATAGCCTCAATAAACAATGGGCATTTATGGGTGACATTACTTGGACAAATTGGAGGACCTTTGATGAACTTAGAATACGTTTTGATAATGGAAGGGCAGATTCTGTAGTAACAACGGAATGGAAGGACGTGTTCCGTTACTCAATAGGTGCAACCTACAAGCCAACAGACGCCTTAACCCTTCGTGGGGGCATTGCCTTTGATCAGGCACCCATATCGAATAACGATAAAAGGACGCCAAGGATACCGGATGGCGATAGAAAATGGTTGGCTTTAGGGGCAGGATATAACCTCACAAAGACGCTCACCTGTAATATAGCCTATGTCCATCTTTTTTTTAGTGATACAAGAATAAATAAATCTGCTGTTGGAGAGGACAGGCTAAGAGGGGCACTAAATGGCACATACAGCGGTTACGTGAATATATTCAGTGCAGAACTCAGATGGAATTTTTAA
- a CDS encoding DegV family protein yields MKIITDSTSDLPENLIKQFDITIVPLTIHLGDKSWKDFYDIDPDTYYEMLKKTQAFPKTSQPSPQDFIDAYAPYVEKGEPILSLHISSKLSGTYQSALLAKNHFPQEKIEVIDSKHASMALALMILTCIEKEKKGEDFFEIAEFAKKLGDSLNTYFSVGSLEYLKRGGRIGRAQALLGSLMKIKPLLKLIDGEIHPVEKIRTTERLLDRFIDIIKEAAFKKGKIKLAAAESDNSDLMSSLLERAIKIDGVSLVYRGKIGGVVTSHAGPGTLGITFF; encoded by the coding sequence ATGAAGATTATTACGGATAGCACATCAGACCTGCCAGAAAACCTTATAAAACAATTTGATATTACCATAGTCCCACTGACCATTCATCTTGGAGATAAGAGTTGGAAAGACTTTTACGATATTGACCCTGATACCTATTATGAGATGCTGAAAAAAACACAGGCATTCCCCAAGACATCTCAACCATCACCCCAGGATTTTATAGATGCATATGCACCATATGTAGAAAAGGGTGAACCTATCTTGTCCCTACATATTTCATCCAAATTGAGTGGAACCTATCAGTCCGCCCTTCTTGCAAAGAACCATTTTCCCCAGGAAAAGATAGAAGTAATAGATTCAAAACATGCATCTATGGCACTTGCCCTCATGATCCTAACATGTATAGAAAAAGAAAAAAAAGGTGAAGATTTCTTTGAAATAGCAGAGTTTGCAAAAAAATTAGGGGATAGCCTCAATACCTATTTTTCTGTAGGCTCTCTGGAATATTTAAAAAGAGGCGGACGTATAGGGAGGGCACAGGCATTGTTGGGAAGTCTTATGAAGATTAAACCTCTCCTTAAACTCATAGACGGAGAGATACACCCTGTAGAGAAGATAAGAACCACAGAAAGACTCCTTGACCGTTTTATAGATATAATAAAAGAAGCAGCCTTTAAAAAAGGAAAAATAAAACTTGCCGCTGCAGAATCTGACAACAGTGACCTCATGTCATCACTTTTAGAAAGGGCTATTAAGATAGATGGTGTATCCCTTGTTTACAGAGGGAAGATAGGTGGTGTAGTTACTTCTCATGCCGGCCCCGGGACACTGGGTATAACATTTTTCTAA
- a CDS encoding SpoIIE family protein phosphatase: MDDERDRQTENIGRHGIRVFLVDDQLMVGETVRRMLLDEEDISFYFCQDPKTAIKMAAELSPTVILQDLVMPDVDGLTLVKFYRVHPKLKDVPLIVLSSKEEATTKAEAFRLGANDYLVKLPDKIELIARIRYHSKGYINLLQRNEAYDALLKSQQALAAQLAGAAEHVLSLLPKPIKQGPISTDWYYVPSAQLGGDTFGYHWIDSEHFAVYLLDVCDHGVVPALLSVSALNDLRMQTLPGTDFRSPEEVLATLNETFQMERHNNLYFTIWYGVYNKSTRHLRYGCAGHPPALLISADKDMKELFTENMFIGGMSGVIYRCHEIDVPHESSLYVLSDGCYEITMHDGNIWGIDNLKRFLLSEGNKTDKELEVLYNLVYEINGKNTLDDDFSIVKIIFH; the protein is encoded by the coding sequence ATGGATGATGAAAGGGATAGACAGACTGAAAACATTGGTAGACATGGGATAAGGGTATTTCTGGTAGATGACCAATTGATGGTGGGAGAGACTGTAAGGCGAATGCTTTTAGATGAGGAGGATATATCCTTTTATTTCTGTCAGGACCCAAAAACAGCCATAAAGATGGCAGCAGAGTTATCGCCTACTGTTATATTGCAAGACCTTGTTATGCCCGATGTAGATGGTTTAACACTTGTAAAATTCTACAGGGTTCATCCTAAACTCAAGGATGTGCCTTTGATAGTCCTATCCAGCAAGGAAGAGGCAACAACAAAGGCGGAGGCATTTAGGTTAGGGGCAAATGATTATCTTGTAAAACTTCCTGATAAAATTGAGCTTATTGCCAGGATCCGCTATCACTCAAAAGGATACATAAATCTTTTACAGAGAAATGAGGCATATGATGCCCTTCTTAAAAGCCAGCAGGCACTTGCTGCCCAACTTGCCGGTGCAGCAGAACATGTTTTGTCTCTCCTTCCCAAACCAATAAAACAAGGTCCTATAAGCACAGATTGGTATTATGTTCCATCAGCCCAACTGGGAGGAGACACATTTGGTTATCACTGGATTGATAGTGAACATTTTGCCGTATATCTCCTTGATGTATGCGACCATGGGGTTGTCCCTGCTCTGCTTTCTGTATCGGCATTAAATGACCTAAGGATGCAGACCCTACCGGGGACTGATTTCAGATCCCCTGAGGAGGTTTTGGCAACTTTAAATGAAACATTTCAGATGGAGAGGCATAATAACCTCTATTTTACCATCTGGTATGGTGTCTATAATAAGTCTACAAGGCATTTGAGGTATGGTTGTGCAGGCCATCCGCCTGCGCTTCTTATATCGGCAGACAAGGATATGAAGGAGCTTTTTACAGAAAATATGTTTATTGGCGGGATGTCAGGTGTAATTTACCGCTGCCATGAAATTGATGTCCCCCATGAGAGTTCTCTATATGTCCTTTCAGATGGATGTTATGAGATAACCATGCACGATGGAAACATATGGGGCATTGATAATTTAAAGAGATTTCTCCTTTCAGAGGGCAATAAAACAGACAAGGAACTGGAGGTGCTTTATAACCTTGTTTATGAGATAAACGGCAAAAATACACTGGATGATGATTTCTCTATCGTGAAGATAATCTTTCATTGA